TTACGTCAGCCGACGCAACGGCCATTCTGCGCTGGCTGCTGCAACTGCCGGTCGGGCCGCGCGTTGATGCCAGGACACGCGGTGACGTGAATTGCGATGGCGAGGTGACGGCGGCGGATGCGATGCTGATTCTTCAGCATGATGCGGGGAGGAGGGAGGGGAAGGGGTGTTTGGGGAGGCCGGTGGTGGTGCCTTGAAGGGGGACGGGATCCCACTCGGCCATCCACTGCTCTGGGCTATGGGCCGTGGGCTTTGGGTGTGAGTGGATTGGCGTCCACATCGCGTAATCCACGGCCATCACGCCGTGGGATCCCAGCCGCCCCCGCGATTCCGGTTCGCGATGCCTCGGATAACGCGATCCCGCCCCTGCACCACTCAAACCCACAGCCCAGAGCCCAACGCCCACGGCAGCGGATGGCGAAACCAGAACCTCGACCGCAGTTAACGAAAAAGCGCCCGGCGATCGATCGCCGGGCGCTTCGTCCATCAACACAAACGTTCAGCCCCGCCGCTTCCGCGCCACGCCAACCAACCCCATCATCCCCGCGCCCAGCAACGCCAGCGAACCCGGCTCCGGCACCGCCACGGCAATGTCGTCGATCTCGAACGCCCGGCCGTTCGACGTCAGGCGAAGCGCGCGGAAGTTGCCGGCGTTTGTGAAGTCGAGGAACAGGCGACGATTCGTGTCCGAGATCGTCTGGTTGCCGTTCGCGTTCGTCGCCACGTCCTCGCCAGTCAGGAAACCCGCGTTGGCGCCGCCGGTGAAGTTGATCACGTTCAGATTCTGGTCCAGCACTTCGAGCTTGTTGTACGTGTCGATCGAGCCCCAGTAGAAGCTCAGCGAGGTGATCGACTGCGTGGCCAGGAAGCCCTGGAAGTCGATGATGGCCGAACCATTGGCATCACCGTTCACGTTGGGCACGGCAAAGAAGCCGCTGTTCACACCGGCCGGCGCCGCGGCGCCCGAGACCGAACCGGGCAGGATGGAGTAGTCGCCGCTGAACGACACGCCGTTGTACGGGCCGCCGTTGAAGTTCACCAGCAGCTGCTGGGGCGCAAAACCCTGGTCGGGTGCGCCCGAGGTGGAGGAGAACGTCACCTGCGCCGAGGCCGTCGTGGCCGTGGCGAGGAAAAGCAGGGCACCCGTGAATGCTGCGCGCATTGTCTGTCCTTGGGGATGGTGATGCCGGCCGGTCGGCCGATTGAGCGGGATCACGTCCCCAAAGAGCAAGGCGCATGCCGGGCGGGGCCATTGGGTGGAAATCGGTCAAAATGCCCAAAAAACCGGGTTCTGCCATACAAAACGCCCATTCCTGTGACGGACCGGGGGTACGAAACCGGACTGGTCCATGAGGAACGGGGGCGACAGGCGTGGGAGGGGTGCAACAGGTCAGAGTTGGGCTGCATGTGGGTCGGATCCCACTCGGCCATCCCCTGCCGTGGGCTGTGCGCCGTGTGCTCTGGGTGTGAGTGGATTCGCGTCGGCATCACGTAATCCACGGCCATCGCGCCGTGGGATCCCATTCGCTCAACGCGAACTCGCTTGGGATCCCTCGGATTACGCGATCTCACCCCCACACCACTCAAACCCACAGTCCACAGCTCACAGCCCAAAACAGTGGATGGCGTCCATCAGAACAGAACGGCTTCAGCCCCTCACCGCCCCCCCGCCGAGTACACCACTTTCCCACCAACCCACGTCGCTTCCACCCTCGTCTCCAACACCATCTCCACCGGCACCCGCATGATGTCCTGCGACAGCACGACAAAATCCGCGTACTTGCCCGGCGTGATCGACCCCATGTCCTTCTCCTGAAATCCCGCGTACGCCGGCCAGAGTGTCATGCTGCGCAGCGCGTCTTCCCGGCTCATGCGCTGCTCCGCATACCAGCCGCCCTCGGGCCAATTGCGCGCGTCCTGCCGCGCGATACTCGCGTGGAAGGAGATGAGCGGATTCACTTCTTCCACCGGAAAGTCCGAGCCGTTGGGAATCACCACGCCGCTCTTGAGCAGGGACTGCCACGCGTATGCGCCAAGCAAGCGCGTATTGCCCAGACGCTTGCCAATCCAGTACATGTCGCTGGTCTGATGACTGGCCTGCATGCTGGGAATCACACCCAGCTGCGCGAACCGCGGGATGTCATCCTGATGCAGGATCTGCGCATGCTCCACACGGAAGCGATGATCGGCGCGCGGCACGCTGGCCAGCGCCTTCTCGTACGCGTCGAGCACCACGCGGTTGCCACGATCGCCAATGGCGTGCGTGTTGATCTGGAAACCGGCCTTGAGTCCTGCTTCGGCCACTTCGCGAATGTGCGTGGCCGGTGAGAGCAGCAGTCCCGTGTTGTTCGGGTCATCGCTGTAGGGCTCGAGCAGCGCCGCGCCGCGCGAACCCATCGCGCCATCCGCATACAGCTTGACCGCGCGCACCCATACGCGGCCGTCGTGCAACGCCGAGCGCGGTCCCATGGCGAAGTAGTGTCGTAGCGCCGCCGAGTCGTCGCTGATCATGATGTACAGACGCAGATCGAGCTCGTTCTTCTGCGCCATGTCTTCGTAGAGTTCGATCATCTTGCGGGACGCGCCCGCGTCATGCATGCCCGTCAGACCCCAGCGGTGCATGAGACGGGTGGCGTCCTTGTGCATGCTGCGCCATTCGTCGAGCGTGGGCTCGGGCACCTTACCGCTCACCAGATTCTCGGCGCGATCAATGAGCACGCCCGTGGGCTGGCCCTTGGCATCACGCATGATCTTGCCGCCGCTCGGGTCCTTTGCCGCGGCAGTCAGCCCTGCCACGCGCATGGCGGTGGCGTTGGCGAGCTGCGCGTGACCGTCAATGCGTTCGAGCAGCACCGGGTGATCGGGCGTGGCCGCCGACAGCGCCTCGTGCGTGGGGAAGTTGGTATTGCCCCAGGCGTTCTGATCCCAGCCGCGACCAATAATCCACGAGCCCTTGGGTGTGCTCTTGGCACGCTCCACCACTCGGGCAATGACCTCGTCGTAGCTCTTCGTGCCCACGAGGTCCACACTGCGCAGCTTCTTGGCGAGGTTGTTGAAGTGCGCGTGCGCGTCCACCATGCCGGGAATGACGGTGCGGCCCTCAACATCCACCACTTGCGTGGACGGACCGCGCAGCATGGCCGCCTCACGTTGCGAGCCGGTGAACACGATGCGGCCGCCGCGCACGGCAAAGGCCTCCACCAGGGGCCGGGTGTCATCGGCCGTATAGATGCGGCCGTTGGTGACGATGAGGTCGGCGGGGGCTGCAGCCTGCGCACCTGCGGGTTGGGCGCCGGCGGCACGAACGCCGCCGATTGCGAGCGGAAGCGCCAAACTGGCAAAGGCCGCGGCGCGACTGGCCGAGCGACTGGCCACCAGGCGAGGGGAGGACGGCAGAAGGCGGAGCATGAGGGGCCGGGATATGGAATGACGAGGGGGCAGCGCTGGCAAAATGGGGCGGCGCCGAGTTTGCGACAACGTCGGGTGTTGGCATGCATCCTGCTCGTGTTGCAGGGGTGAGGCAGATTTCATCGGAATCTGCATCACATATGGCTGAGTTCGGCATGTGGGATCCATACGCCAAACTCCCGGTTGCTCGCTAAGTGTTGTAAATTCAATGGGTTGGGCTTGAATCTTACGGATGGGCCCGGTTGGCATGAATCATGAGATAAGGGGCAGGCAGCACCTTCACCCTCTCATTGAGCTCCGATCCCATGCGCGTTCGTTCCCTTGCCTCGCTTGCCGCTGCCGCCCTGTTCGCCGCCAACACCTTGGGCGCCCAGGCCCCCACGTCGTCGGCCACGTCGGGCTATCTCGACTTTGTTGGCGCCAAGAGCGGAGCGCCGACCGTCAACGGCACCAGCATTGCCACCGGTCCCTACAACGCCAAGTTCGGGACCAGCGCGGCCGATGCCGCGGGCAAGACGGCGTTCGACGTCTACTGCTTTGACTGGCTGTCCAACGCCGGCGACGGCAAGGTGGTCATCCTCACGTTCACTGACTTGGTGAACCAGAACGGCGCCGTGGCCACGGGTCTCTACAACAAGCTCACCGGTGCCGCGGGTGCGTCCAACACGCTGAGCCTCGGCACGCTCAACTCGGCCGCGTGGCTGACAAGCAACATGAGCAGCGGCGCACAGAACCTGTGGGATGAGCAGCACGTCGCGCTATGGAACCTGTTCTGGAAGGACGGCGCCGGCAGCCCGGGCATGCCCGGTGAAGGCAACTACCGCGGCATCACCGACCCCAACAACACCGGTGGCGCGCTGTACTGGTACAACCAGGCCGTCGCCAACAGCGGCTATGATGCGTCCAGCTATCGCATCTTCGCGCCGGTCGACGCGCAGGGCAATTTCGTGAACAACCGTCAGGTGTTCATGGGTCAGGTGACGGAAGTGCCCGAGCCGGCCAGCCTCGCGCTCGTGGTGGTGGGCCTCGTCGGACTCGGTGC
The window above is part of the Gemmatimonas sp. UBA7669 genome. Proteins encoded here:
- a CDS encoding PEP-CTERM sorting domain-containing protein; translated protein: MRAAFTGALLFLATATTASAQVTFSSTSGAPDQGFAPQQLLVNFNGGPYNGVSFSGDYSILPGSVSGAAAPAGVNSGFFAVPNVNGDANGSAIIDFQGFLATQSITSLSFYWGSIDTYNKLEVLDQNLNVINFTGGANAGFLTGEDVATNANGNQTISDTNRRLFLDFTNAGNFRALRLTSNGRAFEIDDIAVAVPEPGSLALLGAGMMGLVGVARKRRG
- a CDS encoding amidohydrolase, yielding MLRLLPSSPRLVASRSASRAAAFASLALPLAIGGVRAAGAQPAGAQAAAPADLIVTNGRIYTADDTRPLVEAFAVRGGRIVFTGSQREAAMLRGPSTQVVDVEGRTVIPGMVDAHAHFNNLAKKLRSVDLVGTKSYDEVIARVVERAKSTPKGSWIIGRGWDQNAWGNTNFPTHEALSAATPDHPVLLERIDGHAQLANATAMRVAGLTAAAKDPSGGKIMRDAKGQPTGVLIDRAENLVSGKVPEPTLDEWRSMHKDATRLMHRWGLTGMHDAGASRKMIELYEDMAQKNELDLRLYIMISDDSAALRHYFAMGPRSALHDGRVWVRAVKLYADGAMGSRGAALLEPYSDDPNNTGLLLSPATHIREVAEAGLKAGFQINTHAIGDRGNRVVLDAYEKALASVPRADHRFRVEHAQILHQDDIPRFAQLGVIPSMQASHQTSDMYWIGKRLGNTRLLGAYAWQSLLKSGVVIPNGSDFPVEEVNPLISFHASIARQDARNWPEGGWYAEQRMSREDALRSMTLWPAYAGFQEKDMGSITPGKYADFVVLSQDIMRVPVEMVLETRVEATWVGGKVVYSAGGR
- a CDS encoding PEP-CTERM sorting domain-containing protein, translated to MRVRSLASLAAAALFAANTLGAQAPTSSATSGYLDFVGAKSGAPTVNGTSIATGPYNAKFGTSAADAAGKTAFDVYCFDWLSNAGDGKVVILTFTDLVNQNGAVATGLYNKLTGAAGASNTLSLGTLNSAAWLTSNMSSGAQNLWDEQHVALWNLFWKDGAGSPGMPGEGNYRGITDPNNTGGALYWYNQAVANSGYDASSYRIFAPVDAQGNFVNNRQVFMGQVTEVPEPASLALVVVGLVGLGAARRRKR